The following DNA comes from Legionella sp. PATHC032.
ATATTTACAAACCAGTAATAAAAAAATCTATGCTCTTGGTGATGTAACAGGGTTGTATCAGTTTACTCATATGGCTAGTTATCAGGCTGGTATCGCGCTTCGTAATATTGTTTTTAAATTACCGGCGAAAATGGATTATAAGGCGATTCCATGGGTGACTTATACTGATCCTGAATTAGCGCATGTTGGACTAAGAGCCAGTGATGCCTTAAAGCATCCTGATATCCAAATAATTGAGTGGCCATTTGTTGATAATGATCGAGCGCAAACCGAGCATACTTTAAATGGAAAAATAAAAATCATCACAGATAAGAAAGCAAGGATCCTGGGGGTAACCATAGTTGGTCCACATGCCGGGGAACTCATTTTACCCTGGATTATGGCGATTCGTGAGAAAAAAACGCTTCGGAGTTTTACGGATGCAATTATTCCTTACCCTACTCTTAGTGAAATCAGCAAACGTGTTGCCGGTAATTTTTATGCCCCTAAATTATTTTCAAATAAAACGCGAACATTGGTTCGCTGGTTGCAAAAAATTGGGTGAAGCGGCAAGCTATTTAATTCGATTTTAAATAGTGTTTGATTTCCTTTTCATCAGATAAAATTTCAATAACTCGAGCAATCCATTTTTCATTATCTGCCCTAACAAGCAGATTTGTTCGGCCATATAATTTTTTATTTGGTTTACAATGGATTAGTGAAGCTAACATTTTGTTGCAAGCAAGCGAGAAATAGGTGCGGTCTTTACTGAAAACCTTTAGATGATGTTGAGTTAATAATTTTCCAAAAGGGATATTCGTATAAATTATATCGGTAATTAGTTTCTCAGGCAGTTCATCAAAATTAATTTTAATAGCTGCTAATTCAACAGGAATGACTTCATTTTTCTTTTGGGCAAGATCTACATTATTTCTCTTTTTATTTCGGTCTACATACATAATGATAATTCGATAATAGGTATTATTATCCGGGTTTGTAAAGGCAGCAATTACTTTAATTCTGGAAGTGCGCTTATAGTATCTTTCCAAAGTGGTAGTCATTAATGGTTGTGTAAGTAAGTAATTATAGGGAGACATTAGACTATCTTTACTTAATATAGTACTCATTTTAACAATATTGAACAGACTATCTGTCTGATTTGTATTTATTGATGTAGCTGCATGAGATAGCCCCTCTAATACTGATAAAAAAAGAAACAACATGATATTGCGATTGATTGCTCGGATGGAGAGTTTTAAACTCATGCAATTGATTAATATATGAATCATTTTTAATATTGCCTTATTTTTAAGTCAGAAAATAATGTAAAAACAGTCCAATGCCATAAGATAAAGAGGCCGTAACAGCACCAATGACCAGTGTCTCAAAACCAGAATATAACCAGGATTTGGTTGACCAGTGGCTTTTGATCGAACCGATGACAAAAAATGTAATTGCAGTGAAAAAGCAAGACCAGATAAACGTATTGTTCATGACCAGCACGTAAGGAATTAATGGAATAATTCCAAAAAGCAGAAACGCGATAAAAGTATAAAGCGCGGATTTAAACGGGAATCGAAGCACAACAGGTAATCCATATTCTTCTTGTAGCATGGTTTTTATCCATAAGGCTCTGTTGGCTGTAATTTCCTTAACAACCTGATCCAATGTTTGACCATGCAAGCCTTTATTTTGAAAAATTTGTTTTATTTCGTTTTTTTCGCCTTCAGGAATAAACTCTATATGTTTTTCTTCAATCATTTTATAACGCTTATATTGATCAACCTCAGATTTAGTACCCAGGTAATTACTAGCAGCCATTGAAAAACCATCAGCAAGCAAGTTGGCAAAGCCTAAAATTAGAATAACTAAAGAAGACAATTGTCCGCCTACAACCCCGGAAACAATGGCAAAAGTAGTTACTACGCCATCAATTCCCCCATATATCCAATCACGCAAATAATTTTGTAACGGAGTCTGCGTTAATCGCTCTCTGATTTCTTTTTGTGAATGTCCATGCTCTAAATTTTCCATGGCGAATCCTTTTTCTACGTTTATTATTTAGTAACTATCAATACTGACAATAATATCGCTAGTTTGACAAAGCATATAATAAAATTTAGTATATTTGAGTTTGTTAGATGGCGCGGGGTGTCGGAAAATCCGGCTGAGAGTTACCCGTTGAACTTGATCTGAATCATATCAGCGTAAGGACGCCTTCAAAAAAACCATGGCCTTTTTCTGGCATGGTTCCCTTTTGCCATCTCCATACTATTTAAAAATAACAACATAAGGAGTAATGGCGATGTCATCACTAAAATCCAGGGTTACCCTACTACTTAATTGGTACACTAACCCTTATCATACCCCCATACTTGTGGCACAACAATTGGGATTTTATTCAGAAGAAGATATCAAACTCGCCATTCTGGAGCCTGCAGATCCCAGTGATGTGACCGAAATCGTTGGCTTGGGAACAGTAGATTTTGGTGTTAAAGCAATGATTCATACCGTTGCAGCCAAAGCGAAAGGTTATCCAGTTACTTCCATAGGAACGCTGCTTGATGAACCTCCTACAGGACTCATTGCTTTAAAGTCTAGCGGCATAAATTCTTTCCAGGATATTGTTGGGAAACGAGTGGGTTATATTGGCGAATTTGGCAAAAAAATTATTGATGATTTGGCCAGCCTCGCAGGTATTGATCCAACTAGCTACAAAACAGTACGCATTGGTATGAATGTCACAGATGCCATTTATCGGGATGTTATCGACACTGGTATTGGTTTTATTAACTTTCAAAAAGTTGAATTGGAGCATCTTTGCGGAGAAACCGTATTTTTACGAATCGATCAATTAGCTGGTTTAGGCTGTTGTTGTTTCTGCTCAATACAATTTATTGTTCCTGAAACAACATTGCAACAACCTGAATTAGTCAAAGGATTTCTTAGAGCAACACAGCGCGGTGCAGCCTACACGACAGAAAAGCCTGAAGAAGCCTATGAGTTATTATGTCAGGCTAAGCCACAGTTGCGTACTCCCTTATACCAAAAGATTTTTACAAGAACATTACCATTTTTTTCACGTACATTAATTAATGTTGACAGAGATTGGGATAAAGTTGGACGCTATACCAAACATCTAAAAATTATTGATGAACATTTTGATATCTCGCAATGCTATACTAATCATTTTTTGCCAGATACACCTTATTCTGATTTGAAACCAATCGCTTGTTGTCTTGAAAATTAATTATGCGAGCAGGTATTGCAGGTTCAGGGATCATGGGGCGACTGCTGGCTTTTGCATTACATAATGCGGGCTGGCAGGTATCCCTTTTTGACCACTCTAATGAAAGCACGAATTGCAGCACAGCTGCTGCAGGTCTGTTAACACCATTTTCTGAATTGGATAAATCAATTCTATTGATTTCCAGCCTGGGGCAAGAATCAATTAAGAACTATTGGCCACGTATTCTTGAGGGTTTACCTGAAGTTGTTTATTTTCAACAATTGGGCAGTCTGGTGCTATATCATCCTTGCGATCACGCGGAATGGATTCACTTTAGCCGTCGTATCCTGAATCAACTTAACCAGAATGATTCTGTTTTTCAAAAATTATCTCACGAAGATCTCATTGCGCTTGAGCCCGAGCTGACAAAGTTTGAAACCGCTTATTATTTTCCAAATGAAGCGCATATCGATTGCCAAACGCTAATGTTGTCTTTAAAAAAATATCTAGACTCTGTTTGCATACGTCACATTTGCAATACTCCTGTCTTATCGCTTAAACCAGGAGAGATCAATACAAAAGAACAAAGATATTATTTTGATGTCGTTTTTGATTGTCGCGGTTTAGGCGCTCGAAATGTATTTTCTGATTTGCGAGGCATTAGAGGTGAACTCATTTGGCTTCATGCGCCAGGAGTACAATTACGTCGCCCTATTCGTTTTCTGCATCCAAGGTATAGTCTATATCTTGTACCCAGACCTGGAAATCTTTACCTCATAGGCGCTAGCGAAATTGAAGCAGAAGATTTCAGTCCTGTTTCCGTACGTACAACTTTGGAGTTATTAACTGCTGTGTATTATTTACATGGAGGCTTTGCCGAAGCACGCATCATAAAAAATGTAACTCATTGCCGCCCAACTTTAGCAAATCATTTGCCACGCATTAAATTTGCCGATGGACTAATAGCAGTTAACGGTCTTTATCGTCATGGTTATTTAATAGCCCCAGCCTTGGCAGCAGAAATTTTACGAGGTGTAGTATCCAATTTTCGTCATCTGAATTATCCAGAACTTTGGGAGAGTTATTGTGATTAATGTCTATTTAAACGATAAAATTTATAACATTCAATCCTCATTATCATTAAGCGAATTTTTAAAGCAGCTTAATTATACTCAACTGCATTTTGCTGTCGCTATAAATAATCATCATATACCACATAAAGCTTATGAAACTACAATTTTGCAAGCCAATGACTGTGTCGATATCCTCTTTCCTATGCAAGGAGGTTAATGATGTGGAGTTTAGCAGGAAAAGAATTAAATAGCCGCTTGCTATTAGGTACTGCATGTTATCCTTCATTAGAGCATATGCAGCAAGCAATTCATAATTCAGGTACAGAAGTTATTACGATATCAATAAAGCGCCAGACTTCTGCAGGAGTGGATGGAGAATCTTTTTGGCAATCGGTAAAGAAATTAAATTGTCATCTTTTGCCCAACACGGCTGGTTGCCGTAATGCCGAGGCAGCGATTAATACAGCTGAAATTGCGAGGGAGTTATTTGATACTCCCTGGATAAAACTGGAGGTCATAGGTGATGATTATAATTTACAACCCGAACCTTTTGAGTTAATCAAGGCAGCCAGAATTTTGATTGACAGAGGATTTGAAGTTTTTCCTTATTGCACAGATGATCTGGTTTTATGTCAAAAACTGGTTGATGCTGGTTGTAAAATTTTAATGCCCTGGGGGGCTCCTATAGGCTCAGGTAAGGGTTTAATTAACCCATATGCCTTGGAAACTTTGCGTTATCGATTTCCTGATATCACATTAATCATTGATGCCGGGATTGGTAAGCCATCTCATGCTGTTCAGGTGATGGAATTAGGTTTTGATGGTGTACTTTTAAATACCGCTGTAGCTCTTGCCAATCATCCTGCGCTCATGGCAACTGCATTTCGCCATGCCGTTATTGCAGGTTATCAGGCATATACAGGAGGAATGATGCCTGCGAGAAATGTAGCACACCCAAGTACTCCATTAATTGATACTCCATTTTGGCATCAGGTAAGTGGCTTATGAAAAAACCGATTGTTTGGACAATTGCCGGTGTTGATTCATCCGGCTTAGCTGGTGTCCATGCTGACATGGAAACTTTTAGTCACCTAAATGTCAGGGCTTGCTCGGTCATCACCGCAGTAACTGCACAAAATGCTCACTCAGTTATAGCAGTAGAAGCGATATCCAGTGATCAGGTTGCTGCTCAGTGCAGTGCTTTAGAATTAAGCTTTAAGCCGGATGCCATTAAAATTGGCATGTTATGTTCTACACCAATCTGTGAAGAAATAGCTTATTTTTTAAAGGATTACGAAGGATTTGCCGTTCTTGATCCGATAATTTCCTCCTCCTCCGGAACTAACCTGTTTTTTTCAGATTTACAACAGCATAAAAAAAATCTAATTCAATTGTTTCCATACGTTACCATTATTACCCCTAATCGGATAGAAGCAGAAATTATTTTAAATAGGAGTATTTCCTCTTATCAGGATACAATCAATGCTGCTTCAGATCTATTATCACTGGGAGCAAAGCAGGTATTACTGAAAGGAGGACATGCAAAAGATAACTCATTCAGTCAAGATTACTGGACTGATGGAAAAGAGTCGTTTTGGATTGCAAATCGTCGTTTTCCTGAAACAAATTACCGTGGGACAGGCTGTGTTCTATCTTCAGCACTTACAGCTTGTCTTGCACTTGGCTATTCAATGAAAGACGCTATCGTCATTGCTAAAATGTATGTTAATCGCGGCATACGTCAATCGATAGAGATTGATAAGGATACCTCGCAACTATTTCATGATGGCTGGCCAGAAGATGAAGCCGATCTCCCCTATTTATCGCCAACACCTTTCATTAGACCAATTCCTTCATTTAACAAATGTTACATGGGTTTTTATCCCATTGTGGATAGTAGTTATTGGTTAGAAATGCTATTGCCATTGGGAATTAAGTGCATACAGTTACGAGTAAAGGAGGCTCCTCAAGAGCGGTTGGAAGAAGAGATAAAACGGAGTGTACTTTTGGCAAATCAGTATAATGCTACATTATTTATTAACGATTACTGGGAACTTGCTATTAGTTATGGTGCTCAAGGAGTTCATCTTGGTCAAGAGGATCTAGACAATGCAGATGTCGATAGAATTAATCGAACAGGATTATTCTTGGGTATAAGCACACATTGCTATTACGAAGTTGCTCGAGCTCATGCTCTTAATCCTTCCTATATCGCTTGCGGACCCATCTATGAAACAACCAGCAAAATAATGCCTTTTCAAGCACAAGGAATCGCACGACTTGAATATTGGAGAAAAACACTTCGTTATCCATTGGTTGCTATTGGCGGCATAACTTTGAAGAATCTTTCAGATGTCTTAAAAACAAAAGTTGATGGTGTGTCAGTAATATCTGCCATTACAAAAGCATCAGCCCCGTTAGCCGCAGCCAAACAATTTTTAACTCAAATGAATGAATCCCATAATGAATAAATCAAATTTAGTAATGAGCGAATTAATCCGTTATTCTCAACAAATCAAGATGGAAGAAATTGGATTAGACGGACAGGAAAAACTTAAAAATTCTCGAGTATTATGCATTGGACTTGGCGGTTTAGGTTCTCCTCTCTTACTTTACCTTGCTGCAGCAGGTGTCGGAGTGTTAGGAATTGTCGATGATGACATCATTGAATTAAGTAATTTGCACAGGCAGATTCTTTATAATCATACCCATATTAATAAAAAAAAGGCTGTTGCCGCAAAAAAGCAACTTCTGGTTATTAATCCCCTGATTCAAGTTAAATCTTACTCCAGAAGATTAACAGAAGATAATGCGGCTGAGTTAATTAGCCAGTATGACATTATTGCAGATGGAACCGATAATTTTTATACGCGCTATTTGATTCATAGTATTTGCTTTGAGTTGGAAAAACCTTATGTTTATGCTAGTGCCTCACATTTTCACGGTTATTGCTCTATATTCCACAATAAACAAGATCCCTGCCTTCATTGCGTATTCCCGGTTTCCGTACACGATACCAATATGCCCAATTGTGAGGGAAGTGGTGTAATTGGTACTTTACCTGGGATGCTAGGTCTTATTCAGGCAACAGAAACAATCAAATGGATACTACAAATAGGGAATCCATTAAAAAAACGGTTACTTGCTATTAACATGCTAACCATGACCTTTAAGGACATCATTATCTCAAAAAATCCTGAGTGTGAATTTTGTATGCAAAATCAGTCAATTAAGCAACTAATTAATCCCATCAATTGTCCAACTCAAAATGATCCAAGCCGTCATAGAATAACTCTTGATGAATTTTATAAATTATTTACGGGCAGGAACAATATTCAGCTCATTGATGTTCGCAGTACAAAGGAACATCAAATACATAATATAGGAGGCTTGGTGCTTCCTTTGGATGAAGTGCCTCAGCGCTTACATGAACTGAACCCTAATCAGCCTGTTATTCTGTACTGCCAGTCAGGAAGACGAAGCAAGATGGCATTAGATATACTTCTCAAGTCTGGCTTTGCTTCTGTAAAATATTTAGAAAATGGTTTAAAGGGAATAACTACAGATTGATAATAATAAAGATGAAATTTAGACTAGCTTGTTTTTACCTTCAGTAATATTATTTAGCAGATAAGCAAGCCGACACCCAGCCAGAAGTATCTGTTTTTCCGTAATATTTTGAGTATTTAACTGATATTGCTTGCCGGGTACTTGATAAGCTGAAACCTTATAAACTTTAGTCAATGCCAATTGGTGTGAGGCATTAATCCATTGTTGCGGATTTTTTTCCTTACTGGCTGATTGGCAAGACCATTTCTTCTCCAATTGCTTCGCCTTATTTTTAATCTGAAAAAACTTGTCTTGACCAATCAGAATACCGCCACCATTATCCCAATATTGATGCAAATTTTTCCCAATAGGATTTTTACCTAGCCGAAATAAATTTCCACCCAAATCACCATTAGGTAATTTTTTACTTATCTTTGTAACGGTATGCAAAGGCTGATGAATATCTCCAACCAGATGTACCAATATACGCAAGCTCAATTTTTTATCAGTAATACTCGCTTTATTGGAAGACAACACAGCAACTGCCTGATTAATTCCCCAGAGTGCATTGATCTCTGGCAGGGCTGGTAATGCTGTTTCATCCCTGGAAAAAGGAATATCGATGTAATGTAACGCATCAAACCAATGAACATCATGTGCTCTTATGGAGTCCAGCCAAGAAGCTGATTTTACAAAATTGACATTAGCCGATGTCTTCGATTTTGAATGGGAATATAAATCACACATTTGCTTGGCTTGAGGTGTCAAATTATCGTATGCAATCTGGGCCACCAGTTGGTGCCCTATCGCGTTCCATGAATAACCTGCATGAGCTATAAATAAAAAAAACAATACCAGTAAGTTTCTTATCATTTTTAACTCAGGTAAGGGGACCAAGCCGGCTCTTGAACATCTCCTTCACGAGCAGGAAGTCTCATTCTAATTCTTCCGTCAATCGACACAATGCCTAAAACCCCTCTGTCCTGATAACGAGTAGCATACAGCACTAAACGACTATTTGGAGAGACTGATGGCGATTCATCAAGGCCAGAAAAGGTTAAATTGGAAATCGGACCGCCACCTGTATTTTGTACACCAATATTAAATTGTCTGTCTTCTCTGTGCAGCATGACGATATGCTTCATATCTGGAGTGTATGAGGCACGGGCATTATAATTCCCTTCGAAAGTGACCCGACTTATTTGGCCATCAGCCAATGATAAGCGGTACACTTGCGGTGAGCCCCCCCTCCCTGAAGTGAATAACAAACTGCGACCATCAGGAGAATAACGTGGTTCTGTATCGATAGAGTTACCAAAAGTCAGCTGTTTCATAGTACCACTGCTCAAATCAACATCGTAAATTTTGGGTGTGCCGCTTTTCGATAGTACAACTGCCAGATGACGACCGTCAGGTGACCACGCGGGAGCCCCATTAATTCCTGGGAAACTCGTAATTAAGCGACGCTGCCCTGTTTCAACTGAGACGGTAAAAATTTCAGCTTTTTTCTTTTCAAAAGAAACATAGGATATCGATTTTCCATTGGGTGACCAGGAAGGTGACATAATAGGTTCTGAAGAAACAAGTAAGCTTTGGGGATTATGTCCATCCGCATCTGCAACCTCCAGGGAGTAGCGAGACCTTCCACCACTTCTTTGCACTGAAATATAAGCTATCCTGGTGGAGAATATCCCCCTTTCCCCAGTCAGTTTTTGGTATACCTCATCACTAATATGATGAGCTAAAGCTCTTACTTGATTGGCATTGATCTGAAAGGTTTTTGTCAACAAAATATTGCCATTGGCTACGGCATCAGCCAAAGTAAAACTCACTTCAATCCGATTCCCAACTTGATTAACTCGGCCAGTGACTACACTGTCAGCGCCAAGTTGGCGTAATGTGCCCACGGAAGATTGAGAGTTCGCACCTTGTGGTCCAGAGATAATTTTAAATTGTCCTGATATAGTCAAATCATTCTCTATGACATTCCCTATTTCTTTAGCCGCCGCGTCTGAGCCAAAAGAATTGATGGCTATTGGCAGGGCTGAATTAATTCCTTGAGTTAGTTCCAAATCAAGAGCAATCACTTGACCAGTAAATAACAGCAAGAAAAGTGAAATAATTCGATTGAACACGAGCTTTACCCCCTAACTTGTTCTGGACGAACGGTTAAACTGATATCGCGAAACAAATTAAATGTTTCAACGTCTTTAGGCACGGGAAGTGGTGAAGCCTTGTATATTGCTGTTTGTGCTGACCTATCTAACAAAGGATCACCACTGCTTCGGGTTAAAGACACCTCCAGTACCGTCCCATCTGGAGCAAGGCGTATCCTGAATTGGCTCGACAGAGAACTGTCAACATTTTCAGGTAAAATCCAGTTGCGTCCGATCGCATTGACAATAAGTGCCTTGTATTTATCAACTTCACCAGCTATTCGTGCTTGTCTTTCAGCATTTTGAGCTGCCTGTTGGGCAGCTGCCGCTTCTGCTTGTCTTTTTCTTTCCATCTCTGCTTTTTCTTGTTCAGCACGAGCTTTCTCTGCTTTCAGCTTTTCAGCCTTTGCTTGTTCTGCTTTAAGTTTCTCAGCTTTCTCTTTTTCTTCTTGTTTTTTCTTATTGAGCTCAGCAAGTTTTTTAGCTTCCAACTCCTGTTGTTTAGCCAATTTTTCATTTTGTTTTTTTAACTCTTCAATGCGTTTAGCTTCCAACGCTTTTTGCTCAGCCAATTCTTTTAACCGTTTTTTTTCTTCTTCAACTTGTTTTTTTCTGGCAATTGCAATTTTATTAGCTTCTTCTTTCAATCTTGCAATTTCTCGTTGCTCTTTGATTCTCTGCTGTTTTGCCGCCTCAGCTTGTCTTAATAATTCCTTTTGTCGGTTGAGCTCCGCTTTCTTTTGTTGTTCACGCTCTTGCTTCAAACGATTGACAGTTTTCATTATTTCTTTATTGTCGACACTGACCGCTTTTACTACTTCCTGCTGAGAAACACTGGGTTGCATCATACCAGGAGAATTTTTGGATTCCATGGTTAACACAGGCCTTTTGCTGCTATTATCCGTAAAAAGCAATACAAGTAAAAAAACATGAAGCATGACAGCAAAAAGGAATGCTTTTCTGTAGGTCAGATCAGTAATCATGCTTGCCCCTCTTCACCAGACTGGGAGTCAGTAAGCAATCCGACTTGCTCCGCGCCCGCCTGCTTTAAGAGCGCCATGGCTTGAACAACTTTCCCATAAGCAACCCCTTGATCTCCCTTAACAAGCACATTAAGTTTTTGGCCAGACTGTTTGGCTAACTCCAGTTCTGCCGCAACTCGTACTAACAAAGCTTGAGCTTCAATAGGTTCTGCTGGTGTACTGCTAATATTCAAAAAATAGCTGCCTAATTGATTCACTGATACAATAATTGGCTCCCTGTCAGCAGCCTGTAAAGTTTGACTGGCTGCTTTGGGCAGATCTACTGTAACACCTTGGGTCAGCATAGGAGCAGTAATCATAAAAATAACCAGTAAAACCAACATAACATCAATGTATGGCACTACATTAATTTCTGAGATTGGACGTTCACGATTGGCTTTAGATCGATTCATTTTAAGTCTTATCCTTTAGGTGAACCAGAAGTTTGTTGTTCAATTAAAGAAATTAATTCTTCCTGAAATAAATCATATTTATTCAGCAAAGTATTGGCGCGTGTGGTATATCTGTTGTAGGCAATAACCGCTGGAATCGCGGTAAATAGCCCTAAAGCTGTAGCAACCAAAGCCTCTGAAATCCCAGGTGCCACCATTGCAATAGTCGCTTGCTGAGCATGTCCCAAAGCCTGAAATGATGTCATTATACCCCAAACTGTGCCAAATAAACCCACATAGGGAGAAATAGATCCGACAGATGCAAAAAATGGTAAATGTTGCTCCAGTTTTTCTGCTTCTTTGGCATGGCTTATCTGCATGACTCTTTGTATAGGCTCAATAGCCACTGTGCCTTGCTTTCTACAACGGACAAATTCTTTAAAACCAGCGTGAAAAATAGCAGCAACTCCCTGTCTTTCATCGCTCTTGCTGTCTACATCAGCATATAGTTTGCTTAAGTCTCCGCAATCCCAAAATCTTCTGGTAAAAGCATCTGTCATTTGTTTTCTACGATTAAAGAACCATGCTCTTTGAAAGATTAATGTCCATGAAATTACCGAAGCAATTAATAATATCAGCATAACGGACTTTACTACCAAACCCGCTTGCATAAAATACATGAGTACATTTGCTTGATTAGCCACCATTAATCTCCATACTGAAAGGTTTAGTTATTCATTTCTCATAATATTAGGTAGTCGCTTGGGTTTTAAATTTCTACCAACGCAAACTACTTGAACACTAGCCCTACAAATTAATTGTTTATGTTGATTAGATATCTCTTGATTAAATAGAAAACTACACGCTCTAAATTCTTTAATTTCTGTTTTAATTGTTAATTGATCATCTAACTTGGCCGGAAATATATAATTAATTGTAAGTTCATGAATAGCAAATAAAATATCTGATTTTTCGAATTCACTTAGAATTAAATTGTTTTGCCTTAATAATTCAGTTCGAGCTCTTTCCAAATAACAAAGGTAGTTAGCATGATAAACAATTCCCATATAATCAACATCTTCTGCATAGACTCTAATGTTATGCTGATGATTTGATATAAGATTCATGTGTCATTCCTGTTCGATCGCACTAAAACCAAAATGTTGATAAGCTTTCGAAGTAGCTATTCTACCGCGAGGAGTGCGCATTAGAAAGCCTTGTTGTATTAAAAATGGCTCTAAAACATCCTCTATAGTTCCTTTTTCTTCACCAATAGCAGCCGCAATGCTATCTATGCCTACTGGACCGCCATTGAAGTGTTCTATCACTGCTAACAATAATTTTCTATCCATTAAATCGAATCCATGCTGATCTACTTCAAGCATTTCCAATGCTTGTTGGGCCATATCAACAGTAATAATGCCATTTCCTTTCACTTCAGAATAATCCCTTACTCTTCTTAACAGGCGATTAGCTATGCGCGGTGTTCCTCTAGAACGTAATGCAATTTCTTTGGCTCCTTCGGGTTTTGTAGGGACACCAAGCAAATGCGCAGAGCGTGCTACAATCCGGGTAAGCGAATCAACAGAGTAATATTCCAAACGTTGCACTATACCAAATCTATCCCTTAATGGCGAGGTAAGTAATCCTGCTCTTGTTGTAGCTCCAATTAATGTAAAAGGAGGTAACTCCAATTTAATAGATCGAGCTGCGGGCCCCTCTCCTATCATGATATCCAACTTATAATCTTCCATAGCCGGATAAAGAATTTCTTCTATAACAGGACTTAGTCTATGAATTTCGTCAATAAATAGTACATCATTTTGTTGTAAATTCGTCAATATAGCAGCAATATCACCTGCACGTTCGATCACCGGCCCAGAAGTTTGTCTGATATTAACTCCCATTTCGTGAGCTATGATATTTGCCAGGGTAGTTTTGCCAAGACCAGGTGGGCCAAAAATAAGAACATGGTCCAAAGGATCATTTCTCCTTTTTGCCGCATTGATAAATATCTGCATCTGTGAACTTACAGAATCTTGTCCTACGTATTCACTCAAACTAAGCGGCCTGA
Coding sequences within:
- a CDS encoding S1/P1 nuclease, whose translation is MIRNLLVLFFLFIAHAGYSWNAIGHQLVAQIAYDNLTPQAKQMCDLYSHSKSKTSANVNFVKSASWLDSIRAHDVHWFDALHYIDIPFSRDETALPALPEINALWGINQAVAVLSSNKASITDKKLSLRILVHLVGDIHQPLHTVTKISKKLPNGDLGGNLFRLGKNPIGKNLHQYWDNGGGILIGQDKFFQIKNKAKQLEKKWSCQSASKEKNPQQWINASHQLALTKVYKVSAYQVPGKQYQLNTQNITEKQILLAGCRLAYLLNNITEGKNKLV
- the tolB gene encoding Tol-Pal system beta propeller repeat protein TolB codes for the protein MFNRIISLFLLLFTGQVIALDLELTQGINSALPIAINSFGSDAAAKEIGNVIENDLTISGQFKIISGPQGANSQSSVGTLRQLGADSVVTGRVNQVGNRIEVSFTLADAVANGNILLTKTFQINANQVRALAHHISDEVYQKLTGERGIFSTRIAYISVQRSGGRSRYSLEVADADGHNPQSLLVSSEPIMSPSWSPNGKSISYVSFEKKKAEIFTVSVETGQRRLITSFPGINGAPAWSPDGRHLAVVLSKSGTPKIYDVDLSSGTMKQLTFGNSIDTEPRYSPDGRSLLFTSGRGGSPQVYRLSLADGQISRVTFEGNYNARASYTPDMKHIVMLHREDRQFNIGVQNTGGGPISNLTFSGLDESPSVSPNSRLVLYATRYQDRGVLGIVSIDGRIRMRLPAREGDVQEPAWSPYLS
- the tolA gene encoding cell envelope integrity protein TolA, producing the protein MITDLTYRKAFLFAVMLHVFLLVLLFTDNSSKRPVLTMESKNSPGMMQPSVSQQEVVKAVSVDNKEIMKTVNRLKQEREQQKKAELNRQKELLRQAEAAKQQRIKEQREIARLKEEANKIAIARKKQVEEEKKRLKELAEQKALEAKRIEELKKQNEKLAKQQELEAKKLAELNKKKQEEKEKAEKLKAEQAKAEKLKAEKARAEQEKAEMERKRQAEAAAAQQAAQNAERQARIAGEVDKYKALIVNAIGRNWILPENVDSSLSSQFRIRLAPDGTVLEVSLTRSSGDPLLDRSAQTAIYKASPLPVPKDVETFNLFRDISLTVRPEQVRG
- the tolR gene encoding protein TolR; translation: MNRSKANRERPISEINVVPYIDVMLVLLVIFMITAPMLTQGVTVDLPKAASQTLQAADREPIIVSVNQLGSYFLNISSTPAEPIEAQALLVRVAAELELAKQSGQKLNVLVKGDQGVAYGKVVQAMALLKQAGAEQVGLLTDSQSGEEGQA
- the tolQ gene encoding protein TolQ yields the protein MVANQANVLMYFMQAGLVVKSVMLILLIASVISWTLIFQRAWFFNRRKQMTDAFTRRFWDCGDLSKLYADVDSKSDERQGVAAIFHAGFKEFVRCRKQGTVAIEPIQRVMQISHAKEAEKLEQHLPFFASVGSISPYVGLFGTVWGIMTSFQALGHAQQATIAMVAPGISEALVATALGLFTAIPAVIAYNRYTTRANTLLNKYDLFQEELISLIEQQTSGSPKG
- the ybgC gene encoding tol-pal system-associated acyl-CoA thioesterase, yielding MNLISNHQHNIRVYAEDVDYMGIVYHANYLCYLERARTELLRQNNLILSEFEKSDILFAIHELTINYIFPAKLDDQLTIKTEIKEFRACSFLFNQEISNQHKQLICRASVQVVCVGRNLKPKRLPNIMRNE
- the ruvB gene encoding Holliday junction branch migration DNA helicase RuvB — encoded protein: MLESDRLISSQSIVSEEAMDRAIRPLSLSEYVGQDSVSSQMQIFINAAKRRNDPLDHVLIFGPPGLGKTTLANIIAHEMGVNIRQTSGPVIERAGDIAAILTNLQQNDVLFIDEIHRLSPVIEEILYPAMEDYKLDIMIGEGPAARSIKLELPPFTLIGATTRAGLLTSPLRDRFGIVQRLEYYSVDSLTRIVARSAHLLGVPTKPEGAKEIALRSRGTPRIANRLLRRVRDYSEVKGNGIITVDMAQQALEMLEVDQHGFDLMDRKLLLAVIEHFNGGPVGIDSIAAAIGEEKGTIEDVLEPFLIQQGFLMRTPRGRIATSKAYQHFGFSAIEQE